A genomic segment from Nicotiana tabacum cultivar K326 chromosome 7, ASM71507v2, whole genome shotgun sequence encodes:
- the LOC107768023 gene encoding uncharacterized protein LOC107768023, with protein MVLSRLLLRRLSSSYKPYLITTFSQTKPFSSDSTPNPTASSKPSSLSARMSFVFDQIDAIEKERAEKDQTLQRIRAWRESKKPKDQNQEPVGPSSDFSDVGSSEMEKNDGFGGGLMSKKVEVVHPWPEWIELMERLVQQNYFDHKRKDEDKLIEDLGFNVAEVAEDEGFDFTRDWKTVQTAVLNFGKDRFDILRSLSRQDLQILVGYGCPSADKKVVFSAKLLRKHVHLDEGDVCSSCNLRSSCERAYLLTNKEDEARTIDVMRVLLTYGFDAINGSVVNESLTKKKSVKTVVRKLLHEVVKLSAVPIDPNLPPPIFKKPPPKVKQPPPPPKKRVGRDDIEMKKGDWLCPKCDFMNFAKNTICLQCDANRPKRQLLPGEWECPQCNFLNYRRNVVCFHCECKRPADDYMVTQQQERQHGPRMQMDKVSRRQDVSNAWNFDFDDDESDGADVATFEHADSQKLDEDFPLDRREQRDTSRDNEDGFYKSSRPPKGYETEYPAPGKPGVGFNDFDDEDDDDVDSYEIESNGTNRSSRIDFSDIEVNSESEDIDNADSILPVGGRNSSLTSDAHFRSRHQQGAFRGSEDAEVDFDTDDDLPIKTNGKSNQASYFKPRSRNKGAMSFVSENDGLSSDSDDEDFTSRQNKGNKWGSRRDFGRRSSSYSEDEPSSDLESNNGRSFNKNRQRGGKAGQNGRWDSSEGRGDRMRDKRTSFKDNSKRTSRDSRGSSRRSQDNGYNDYKSRGREESYKQQRGRNNNYGDRSDSYLDDERHRRPRINVR; from the exons ATGGTTCTCTCTCGTCTTCTCCTCAGGCGCTTATCTTCATCCTATAAACCCTATCTTATCACTACCTTCTCACAAACAAAACCCTTCTCTTCAGATTCCACCCCCAACCCCACCGCATCCTCTAAACCTTCTTCTTTGTCAGCTCGCATGAGCTTCGTATTCGACCAAATCGACGCCATTGAAAAAGAACGGGCGGAAAAGGACCAAACCCTTCAACGTATTCGGGCCTGGCGTGAATCCAAAAAGCCCAAAGACCAAAACCAAGAGCCGGTAGGTCCAAGCTCGGACTTTTCTGATGTGGGGTCATCGGAaatggagaagaatgatgggTTTGGTGGTGGGTTGATGAGTAAGAAGGTGGAAGTGGTGCATCCGTGGCCCGAGTGGATCGAGTTAATGGAGCGTTTGGTTCAGCAAAATTACTTTGATCATAAGAGAAAAGACGAGGATAAATTGATTGAGGATTTGGGGTTTAATGTAGCTGAGGTTGCTGAAGATGAGGGTTTTGATTTTACAAGGGATTGGAAGACTGTTCAGACTGCTGTTCTTAATTTTGGCAAAGATCGTTTCGATATATTGAG GTCATTGTCGAGACAGGATCTCCAAATTTTGGTTGGTTATGGATGTCCTAGTGCAGACAAGAAGGTGGTTTTTTCCGCCAAGTTATTGAGGAAACACGTCCATCTGGACGAAGGAGAT GTTTGCAGTTCTTGCAATTTGAGGAGTTCTTGTGAAAGGGCATATTTACTTACCAATAAGGAGGATGAAGCAAGGACAATTGATGTCATGCGTGTCCTACTGACTTATGGTTTTGATGCAATTAATGGATCCGTTGTTAATGAGAGCCTTACGAAGAAGAAATCTGTGAAGACTGTTGTTCGTAAACTGCTTCACGAAGTAGTCAAGTTGAGTGCTGTTCCAATAGATCCAAATCTTCCACCTCCAATTTTTAAAAAACCACCTCCAAAGGTGAAGCAGCCACCTCCCCCTCCGAAGAAACGAGTAGGACGTGACGACATTGAGATGAAAAAAGGAGATTGGCTGTGTCCAAA GTGTGACTTCATGAATTTCGCGAAGAATACCATATGCTTACAATGTGATGCCAACCGGCCAAAGAGACAGCTGCTTCCAGGAGAGTGGGAATGTCCCCA GTGCAATTTCTTGAATTATAGGAGAAATGTGGTGTGTTTTCATTGTGAATGCAAGCGCCCAGCTGATGACTATATGGTCACTCAACAGCAGGAGAGGCAACATGGACCCAGGATGCAGATGGACAAGGTATCTCGCCGGCAAGATGTTTCTAATGCATGgaattttgattttgatgatgatgaatcggaTGGCGCGGACGTTGCTACCTTCGAGCATGCAGATTCTCAGAAATTGGATGAAGACTTTCCCCTAGATAGGCGAGAACAAAGAGATACTTCTAGGGACAATGAAGATGGTTTCTACAAGAGCAGCAGGCCTCCAAAAGGTTATGAAACTGAATACCCTGCACCTGGGAAACCAGGGGTAGGATTTAACGATTTTGATGATGAAGACGACGACGATGTTGACAGTTATGAGATAGAGAGTAATGGAACAAACAGAAGTTCTCGAATAGATTTCTCGGATATTGAGGTCAACTCCGAATCTGAAGACATTGATAATGCTGATAGCATTTTGCCTGTTGGTGGTAGGAACAGTTCCCTCACAAGTGATGCACATTTTAGATCGAGACATCAGCAAGGGGCTTTTCGTGGTTCTGAGGATGCTGAAGTGGATTTTGACACAGATGATGACCTTCCAATTAAAACTAATGGGAAATCTAATCAGGCTTCTTATTTTAAACCAAGATCTAGGAACAAAGGTGCCATGAGTTTTGTCTCAGAGAATGATGGCCTCAGCTCTGACTCCGATGATGAGGATTTTACAAGTCGGCAGAATAAAGGGAATAAATGGGGATCAAGAAGGGATTTTGGAAGGAGAAGCAGCTCCTACAGTGAAGATGAGCCCTCCTCTGACTTGGAGAGCAACAATGGTAGGTCAtttaacaaaaatagacaaagagGTGGTAAGGCAGGTCAAAATGGCAGATGGGACTCATCTGAAGGTCGTGGTGATAGGATGAGAGACAAAAGAACCTCTTTTAAGGATAACTCGAAAAGAACTTCCAGAGACTCACGTGGCAGCAGCAGGAGAAGCCAAGATAATGGATATAATGATTACAAAAGCCGTGGGCGTGAAGAATCTTATAAACAGCAACGAGGAAGAAACAATAATTATGGTGATCGATCAGATAGTTACTTAGACGATGAAAGACATAGGAGGCCTAGAATAAATGTACGATAA
- the LOC107768025 gene encoding uncharacterized protein LOC107768025, producing the protein MAFWQLLVAILVFFLQSIPLLVPAEATKAASLPLKNTIEIKVRCVESERKALLTFKQKLIDPSDRLASWVGTECCNWKGVFCDKQTGNVISLDLNDKSGNCIRKKKGYFISGNSSSCLGGNISPALQDLQHLEYLDFGGNDFQGLSTPSFLGSLENLQYLNLSHSSLIGIPPSFGNLSSLRYLDLYAYSYPYDTVDSSWIKDLSWVSGLSSLSYLDLSFIDLSLATNWLEDFNKLPSLVTLRLQNSSLNYLPYSFPNWNMTSLSHLSLSQNKFVNAVLPKWLSNATAIETLYVRYNDIEGSISNVEWGKLCNLRELYLMHNKLNGDISRVVEGLSSCSNTTIEVIRLGDNVLTGQLPNSLGYLKKLRILTISINPISGTIPTSIEQLSRLESLHLGENQLKGAIPESIFSFSGLTELRLATNALEGNLSQNHFAKLHQLKLLSLSCGKRFAVNLTDEWVPPFSLTNPIPPWLWTLCSQLQWLDLSDNQIGGTLPRSVNFPTISSWTVLDFYFSYYYGVVVDLSSNQFHGLLPLWPNVTHLNLANNLFSGSIPLNIGHVMKKLKVLDLSGNAFTGSIPYSIARVKRLSRLDLTDNHLSGKIPDWWYDLQQLQVIDLSGNNLSGSIPPSICSPPSLFWLRLSRNNLSGEFPKSLSNCKSLFTLDIGENKINGTIPEWFGKSLLSLQKLRMSSNMIHGNIPAQLCQLSGLHILDLSHNNLTGSIPSCLGSLRALKSVKFYKWFPNYGYFNYVFTPKMKLVKKGTTMTYTFTLDQVNLIDLSCNNLHGEIPNEITGLSALGTLNLSCNQLSGRIPEDIGSMQKLETLDISSNNLSGSIPVSMTFITSLSHLNLSYNNLHGPIPTTYQFGTFTDPSCFEGNPKLCGKPLITECSPPGKKGTKKIIEDGDYDEHEIRLCFFVSVAVGFVVAFLATFSSLMIKKSWGYCFFHFLEEVGERIIRCCSAFMNCLKRI; encoded by the exons ATGGCATTTTGGCAACTTTTAGTTGCCATACTTGTTTTCTTTCTTCAATCCATTCCTCTACTTGTACCAGCTGAAGCCACTAAAGCTGCATCTTTACCACTCAAAAACACTATCGAAATCAAAGTGAGATGTGTTGAGAGTGAGAGGAAAGCTCTTTTAACATTCAAACAGAAGCTCATAGATCCATCTGACCGACTGGCTTCTTGGGTTGGCACAGAATGCTGCAACTGGAAAGGTGTTTTCTGTGACAAACAAACTGGTAATGTCATTAGTCTTGATCTCAATGATAAATCAGGCAATTGCATTAGGAAGAAAAAGGGCTATTTTATTTCTGGAAATTCATCATCATGTTTGGGTGGCAACATAAGTCCTGCATTACAAGACTTGCAACACTTGGAATATTTAGACTTTGGTGGCAATGATTTCCAAGGACTTTCCACTCCCAGTTTCTTGGGTTCTCTTGAAAATTTACAATATCTTAACCTCAGTCATTCATCCCTTATTGGTATTCCTCCTTCATTTGGAAATTTATCAAGTTTGCGCTATTTAGACCTTTATGCATATTCGTATCCTTACGATACTGTTGACAGTAGTTGGATCAAAGATTTGAGTTGGGTTTCAggtctgtcttctttgagttATCTTGATCTTTCTTTTATAGACCTTTCTTTGGCAACAAACTGGCTTGAGGATTTTAATAAGCTGCCATCTTTAGTGACACTACGTTTGCAAAATAGTAGTCTTAACTATCTCCCTTATTCCTTCCCCAACTGGAATATGACTTCTCTTTCTCATCTCTCCCTTTCACAGAATAAGTTTGTTAATGCTGTGTTGCCTAAATGGTTGTCTAATGCTACCGCGATTGAGACACTTTATGTTAGATACAATGACATTGAAGGCTCCATATCAAATGTTGAGTGGGGTAAACTCTGTAATCTGAGGGAGTTGTATCTAATGCACAATAAACTTAACGGAGACATTAGTCGAGTAGTGGAAGGATTGTCCAGCTGCAGCAACACAACCATAGAGGTCATACGTCTTGGGGATAACGTGTTGACAGGACAACTGCCAAATTCGTTAGGCTATTTGAAGAAGTTAAGGATTCTTACTATTTCTATTAACCCGATATCAGGCACGATTCCAACATCTATTGAACAGCTTTCGCGGTTGGAAAGTTTGCACTTGGGAGAGAATCAGTTAAAGGGAGCCATACCTGAGagtatttttagtttttctggACTAACTGAGTTGCGCCTTGCAACAAACGCTTTAGAAGGAAATCTTTCACAAAATCACTTTGCAAAACTCCATCAACTGAAACTTTTATCTTTATCATGTGGAAAAAGATTTGCAGTCAACTTGACCGATGAATGGGTTCCTCCATTTAGCCTCACCA ATCCTATACCTCCTTGGCTTTGGACTCTGTGCTCACAATTGCAATGGCTCGATCTATCGGATAATCAGATTGGTGGAACTCTTCCTAGGTCAGTAAATTTTCCAACAATCTCAAGCTGGACAGTACTGGATTTCTATTTCAGTTACTATTATGGTGTTGTGGTGGACTTAAGCTCCAATCAATTCCATGGTTTGTTACCTCTTTGGCCAAATGTGACACATTTGAATCTTGCAAACAACTTGTTTTCAGGATCTATCCCCTTAAACATTGGTCACGTGATGAAAAAACTCAAGGTCTTAGATCTTTCGGGAAATGCTTTTACTGGATCTATACCATATTCCATAGCTAGAGTGAAGCGGCTATCGAGATTGGACCTTACAGACAATCATTTGTCTGGAAAGATCCCTGATTGGTGGTatgatttgcaacaacttcaggtcATAGATTTGTCAGGAAACAATCTTTCAGGTAGTATTCCTCCTTCAATATGTTCACCACCTTCACTTTTTTGGTTGAGATTGAGTCGCAATAACCTTTCTGGAGAATTTCCAAAATCGTTAAGCAATTGCAAAAGCTTGTTTACACTTGACATTGGAGAGAACAAAATCAATGGCACGATACCAGAGTGGTTCGGAAAAAGCCTATTATCTTTGCAAAAGCTTAGAATGAGTAGTAATATGATTCATGGAAACATTCCAGCACAACTATGCCAACTTTCTGGACTCCATATTCTTGATCTTTCACATAATAATTTGACAGGTTCTATTCCTTCCTGCCTGGGAAGCTTGAGAGCTCTTAAGTCTGTGAAATTTTACAAGTGGTTTCCCAACTATGGCTATTTCAACTATGTTTTTACACCCAAAATGAAGTTGGTTAAGAAAGGAACAACGATGACATACACCTTTACTTTAGATCAGGTGAATCTTATTGATCTTTCCTGCAACAATCTTCATGGTGAAATCCCGAATGAGATTACAGGTCTCTCAGCCTTGGGCACATTAAATTTATCTTGCAACCAATTATCAGGAAGAATTCCAGAGGACATAGGGAGCATGCAGAAATTGGAGACACTAGACATTTCCTCTAACAATCTTTCAGGTTCTATCCCAGTGAGCATGACTTTCATCACCTCATTGAGTCATCTTAACTTGTCATATAACAACCTGCATGGCCCTATACCAACAACATACCAATTCGGAACCTTTACTGATCCTTCATGTTTTGAAGGTAATCCAAAACTTTGTGGGAAACCATTGATTACAGAATGCTCTCCACCCGGGAAAAAAGGAACGAAAAAGATAATTGAAGACGGCGATTATGATGAGCATGAAATAAGGCTATGTTTTTTTGTGAGCGTGGCAGTGGGATTTGTTGTAGCGTTTTTGGCGACATTCAGCAGCTTAATGATAAAGAAGTCGTGGGGATACTGCTTCTTCCATTTCTTGGAGGAAGTTGGAGAAAGAATTATCAGGTGCTGTTCGGCTTTTATGAATTGCTTGAAAAGGATTTAG